Below is a genomic region from Paludicola sp. MB14-C6.
AAATCAAACAAGAAGCTGGAATGTATCCGCTTTGCAAACAATACTCAACCGTTTGATAGCAAAAAATTATCTCTCTTCAACAAAGCAAGGCAAAAACAGATTTTATGATATTTTAATTGATGAAGAAACCTACTTATCCTATGAAAATAAAAAGTATTTGAAAAAAGTAAATAGCTCCGTAGTAAAATTTGTTGCATCATTATATGACAGCAAAGGATTAACCAAAAAGGATTTAGAGGAGTTACATGCTTTTATTGATCAGAAGACAAAAGGGGAGTAGGATATGCTGAAAACAATTTTTAGTTCTATCATTGAAATTTCAATTGTTTCTTCAATCATTATCACATTATTAGCAATACTATATACTTTTATAAACAAACGATACGCTGCAAAGTGGCATTGCGTGATTTGGTTTGTTATTATGTTAAGATTATTGGTTCCAATCAATATTACTTTGCCATCGGCACCAATTGTTGTACCGGAACCACCAAAACAAGAAGTGGTAGTTAATCGACCTGTGCAACAAACGCAGCCTGTTG
It encodes:
- a CDS encoding BlaI/MecI/CopY family transcriptional regulator, yielding MKITSLPDAELEVMQVIWKNKTPISTSQINEILNQTRSWNVSALQTILNRLIAKNYLSSTKQGKNRFYDILIDEETYLSYENKKYLKKVNSSVVKFVASLYDSKGLTKKDLEELHAFIDQKTKGE